A window of Vescimonas fastidiosa contains these coding sequences:
- the rplQ gene encoding 50S ribosomal protein L17, whose product MPGTRKLGKTTDQRMAMLRQQVTDLLDNGRMETTITRAKEIKPLAEKMITLGKKGDLAAYRQALSFITREDVAHKLFKEIAPEYAERNGGYTRIVRTGVRRGDAAETAIIELVK is encoded by the coding sequence ATGCCCGGAACTCGTAAGCTCGGTAAAACTACCGATCAGCGTATGGCGATGCTCCGTCAGCAGGTCACCGATCTTCTGGATAACGGCCGTATGGAAACCACCATTACCCGTGCCAAGGAGATCAAGCCCCTGGCTGAAAAGATGATTACCCTGGGCAAGAAGGGTGATCTGGCAGCCTATCGTCAGGCTTTGAGCTTCATCACCAGAGAGGATGTGGCGCACAAGCTGTTCAAGGAAATCGCTCCTGAATATGCAGAGCGCAACGGCGGCTATACCCGCATTGTTCGCACCGGCGTCCGCCGCGGCGATGCAGCCGAGACCGCCATCATCGAGCTGGTCAAGTAA
- a CDS encoding sugar phosphate isomerase/epimerase family protein: MDRRQLYISTVAAGCDEAAARYGLGLEIAEYCTAANLDAPTPEVVSAVAGHRQAADRFTFHAPFNELCPAAIDPLALELSRHRYAQAVQAAQGWGCRKLVVHSGFIPRVYFPVWFVEKSVEFWRDFLTQIPEQMVLCLENVMEPSPQMLVDIVRQVNDPRLRLCLDVGHANAELSLTPVEEWVERCRPWLSHLHLHNNAGGWDLHDPLERGTVPMEEVLELLSEDTSLTYTLETLEAGGNVTWLLEKGFLKL, translated from the coding sequence ATGGACCGTAGGCAGCTATATATTTCCACCGTGGCCGCCGGTTGCGACGAAGCCGCCGCCCGCTACGGCCTGGGTTTGGAGATCGCGGAATACTGTACCGCCGCCAATCTGGACGCCCCCACGCCGGAGGTGGTCAGCGCCGTAGCCGGACACCGACAGGCGGCGGACCGTTTTACTTTCCACGCCCCGTTCAATGAGCTTTGCCCGGCGGCTATTGACCCCTTGGCATTGGAGCTGTCCCGGCACCGGTATGCCCAAGCGGTGCAGGCGGCGCAGGGCTGGGGCTGCCGCAAGCTGGTGGTTCACTCGGGATTTATTCCCCGGGTGTATTTTCCGGTGTGGTTTGTGGAAAAATCGGTGGAGTTTTGGCGCGACTTTTTGACGCAGATCCCGGAGCAAATGGTCCTGTGCCTGGAGAATGTCATGGAGCCCTCTCCGCAGATGCTGGTGGACATCGTCCGCCAGGTGAATGACCCTCGCCTGCGGCTGTGCCTGGATGTGGGCCATGCCAATGCGGAGCTGTCCCTCACTCCGGTGGAGGAGTGGGTGGAGCGATGCCGTCCCTGGCTGTCGCACCTGCACCTGCACAACAACGCCGGAGGCTGGGACCTTCACGATCCCCTGGAGCGGGGTACTGTGCCCATGGAGGAAGTCCTGGAGCTGCTGTCTGAGGACACGAGCCTGACCTACACACTGGAGACCCTGGAGGCCGGGGGAAATGTGACCTGGCTGCTGGAAAAAGGATTTTTGAAGCTATGA
- the cobT gene encoding nicotinate-nucleotide--dimethylbenzimidazole phosphoribosyltransferase, with the protein MNYEEMLRRELTLITPADEGAMARAAVYQGTLAKPPGSLGELENIYIRLCGITGTLCPGYTPCRIIVLCADNGVVKEGVSVTPRSVTAAQAVNMTRHCTGMSAMAHHFGDQVQVVDVGIADEYHCPEIVNRKIRPGTRNLGREPAMTRQETAQAVWTGMELARRAKAEGVAVLGVGEMGIGNTTTSAAVLAALTGLPVEAVTGRGGGMTDAGFLRKKQVITRALALHRPDKNDALDVLSKVGGLDLAAMCGVFLGAGRYGLPAVIDGFISVVAALCAYRLCPAVGDYLFASHLSREVGYTAAIEELGLAPWLHLGMRLGEGSGCPIAFRVLEAACAAARGMATFEGAAIDDSYLNEIRGKDCF; encoded by the coding sequence ATGAATTACGAAGAAATGCTCCGCCGGGAGCTGACCCTTATCACACCCGCCGACGAAGGCGCTATGGCCCGGGCCGCCGTGTACCAGGGCACCCTGGCCAAGCCCCCCGGCAGTCTGGGAGAACTGGAAAATATCTACATTCGCCTGTGCGGCATTACCGGGACCCTGTGCCCCGGCTATACGCCCTGCCGTATCATTGTCCTCTGCGCGGATAACGGCGTGGTGAAGGAAGGGGTGTCTGTCACGCCCCGAAGCGTTACGGCGGCCCAGGCGGTGAATATGACCCGCCACTGCACGGGCATGAGCGCCATGGCCCACCACTTTGGCGACCAGGTGCAGGTGGTGGATGTGGGCATCGCCGACGAATATCACTGCCCGGAAATTGTAAACCGAAAAATCAGACCCGGGACCCGCAACCTGGGCCGGGAGCCTGCCATGACACGGCAGGAGACTGCCCAAGCTGTTTGGACGGGCATGGAGCTGGCCCGCCGGGCCAAAGCCGAGGGCGTGGCCGTTTTGGGCGTAGGGGAGATGGGCATTGGCAATACCACTACCTCCGCTGCGGTGCTGGCTGCCCTGACGGGGCTGCCTGTGGAGGCGGTTACGGGCCGGGGAGGCGGCATGACCGATGCGGGCTTCCTGCGGAAAAAGCAGGTCATTACCCGGGCCTTAGCCCTGCATAGGCCCGATAAAAACGACGCCCTGGATGTTTTAAGTAAGGTGGGCGGATTGGACTTAGCGGCCATGTGCGGCGTGTTTTTGGGCGCAGGACGGTATGGCCTCCCGGCGGTCATTGACGGGTTCATCTCCGTTGTGGCGGCCCTGTGCGCCTACCGCCTGTGTCCTGCCGTGGGAGACTATCTCTTTGCTTCCCACCTGTCCCGGGAGGTAGGCTATACCGCCGCCATAGAGGAGCTGGGCCTGGCTCCGTGGTTGCATCTGGGGATGCGCCTGGGGGAGGGCAGCGGCTGTCCGATAGCCTTTCGGGTCTTGGAGGCCGCCTGCGCTGCCGCCCGGGGCATGGCCACCTTTGAGGGTGCCGCCATTGACGACAGCTACTTGAACGAAATTCGCGGAAAGGACTGTTTCTGA
- a CDS encoding bifunctional adenosylcobinamide kinase/adenosylcobinamide-phosphate guanylyltransferase, whose translation MTVFLSGGCKNGKSTLAEQIAVHLSQPGRLYYLATMIPHDEEDRARIARHVESRAGLGFQTVECGLSLEKGLQDADPEGSYLLDSVTALLSNEMFRPDGSVDLTAPARVARELIALAGRLRHIVFVSDYIYSDALPYDELTEAYRRGLAHIDRTLAAACDTVAEVSFGGRIVYKGEIPV comes from the coding sequence ATGACCGTGTTCCTCTCCGGCGGCTGCAAAAACGGGAAATCCACCCTGGCGGAGCAGATCGCCGTGCATTTGAGCCAGCCGGGCCGGCTGTATTATCTGGCCACCATGATCCCCCACGACGAGGAGGATCGGGCCCGGATTGCCCGCCATGTAGAGAGCCGGGCGGGGCTGGGCTTCCAAACGGTCGAATGCGGCCTGTCTCTGGAAAAGGGACTTCAGGACGCGGACCCGGAGGGCAGCTACCTGCTGGATAGCGTCACGGCCCTGCTCTCTAACGAGATGTTCCGCCCGGACGGGTCCGTAGACCTGACCGCTCCGGCGCGGGTGGCCCGGGAGCTTATAGCCCTGGCGGGCCGCCTGCGACACATCGTATTTGTCAGCGACTACATCTATTCCGATGCCCTGCCCTACGACGAACTCACCGAGGCCTACCGCCGGGGTCTGGCGCACATCGACCGGACCCTGGCTGCCGCCTGTGACACGGTGGCGGAGGTGAGCTTCGGCGGGCGGATCGTGTATAAAGGAGAAATTCCCGTATGA
- a CDS encoding adenosylcobinamide-GDP ribazoletransferase, with protein MKKWLTGFSMCWGMFCAIPNPVRRWDEGCYRQMLLCLPFLGGMLGLIWAGIGFLLVHISAPGPIFALCMTAVPWCLTGFIHLDGFMDCSDAVLSRRDRARRIEILKDPHVGSFAVICLVLLALTGYSVWSCPVESGKLWALPLLCAAARGASAAAVLGFAPLESSGYKSMEHGAAPAIGALALVAAAVALGVWLPGQGILAPLAAAVAAGIVILLLRRNLGGMSGDISGAAITLAELAGSAALLL; from the coding sequence ATGAAAAAATGGCTTACAGGCTTTTCCATGTGCTGGGGGATGTTCTGCGCCATACCCAACCCGGTGCGCCGCTGGGATGAGGGGTGCTACCGCCAGATGCTCCTGTGCCTGCCCTTTTTGGGGGGTATGCTGGGGCTTATTTGGGCGGGGATCGGCTTTTTGCTGGTGCATATTTCGGCCCCAGGGCCTATTTTTGCCCTGTGCATGACCGCTGTACCCTGGTGCCTGACAGGGTTCATCCATTTGGACGGATTCATGGATTGCAGCGACGCGGTGTTATCCCGCCGGGATAGAGCCCGGCGCATCGAGATATTGAAGGATCCCCATGTGGGCTCCTTTGCTGTCATCTGTTTGGTGCTGCTGGCCCTGACCGGGTACAGCGTGTGGTCCTGCCCGGTGGAGAGCGGGAAGCTGTGGGCGCTGCCGCTTCTGTGCGCCGCCGCCCGGGGCGCCAGTGCCGCCGCGGTGCTGGGGTTTGCACCCCTGGAGAGCAGCGGGTATAAGTCCATGGAGCACGGCGCCGCCCCGGCCATAGGGGCCCTGGCTCTGGTCGCCGCAGCCGTGGCTTTGGGCGTATGGCTGCCCGGGCAGGGCATTTTGGCGCCCCTCGCGGCTGCCGTTGCCGCGGGGATCGTTATACTGCTGCTGCGGCGGAATTTGGGCGGCATGTCCGGGGACATCTCCGGGGCGGCCATTACTCTGGCAGAGCTGGCAGGCAGCGCGGCGCTGCTGCTGTGA
- a CDS encoding bifunctional adenosylcobinamide kinase/adenosylcobinamide-phosphate guanylyltransferase: MDLIIGGAYQGKLDYARERFHLEAEDLAFYENGYDTTRRCLCYLEQAVYDAVAAGRPFELPPLRADAVVICTDVSCGVVPMERVQRLWREEVGRTVCALARRADSVTRVFCGLSLRLK, from the coding sequence ATGGATCTGATTATCGGCGGGGCCTATCAGGGCAAGCTGGATTACGCCCGGGAACGGTTTCATCTGGAGGCGGAGGACCTGGCCTTTTATGAAAACGGATATGATACCACCCGGCGCTGCCTCTGCTATCTGGAGCAGGCGGTGTATGACGCAGTGGCGGCGGGGCGCCCCTTTGAGCTGCCCCCGCTGCGGGCGGACGCCGTGGTGATCTGCACGGATGTGTCCTGCGGCGTAGTGCCTATGGAGAGGGTGCAGCGCCTGTGGCGGGAGGAGGTGGGCCGGACCGTGTGCGCCCTGGCCCGCCGGGCAGACAGCGTAACACGGGTGTTCTGCGGACTGTCGCTAAGGCTGAAGTGA
- a CDS encoding ABC transporter ATP-binding protein encodes MIHLRGASFVYQAPDGEVEALRQVDMDIAPGEFCSVVGPSGCGKSTLLSVISGLERLTSGTVEVDGAAVCGPSDKIGLMPQRDQLFPWRTIRDNVTLGLSVLGKRTPENLAYADTLLRRYGLWDFARKRPAQLSGGMRQRCALIRTMATKPKILLLDEPFSALDFQTRLSVSSDISRIIRREGKTALLVTHDISEAISLSDRIFVLSARPAVVKNVHDLAKLRGLSPLEWRDTEAFHTYFQAIWKELDHHE; translated from the coding sequence ATGATTCATCTTCGTGGCGCGTCCTTTGTCTATCAGGCGCCCGACGGGGAGGTGGAGGCTCTGCGGCAGGTGGATATGGACATTGCCCCAGGGGAATTTTGCAGCGTGGTGGGCCCCTCCGGCTGCGGCAAATCCACGCTGCTGTCTGTGATCTCGGGGCTGGAAAGACTCACCTCCGGCACGGTGGAGGTAGACGGCGCAGCGGTGTGCGGCCCCTCTGATAAAATCGGCCTCATGCCCCAGCGGGATCAGCTTTTCCCCTGGCGCACCATTCGGGACAATGTGACCCTGGGCCTATCCGTGCTGGGCAAGCGGACCCCGGAAAACCTGGCCTACGCCGACACCCTTCTGCGGCGCTACGGCCTGTGGGACTTTGCCCGGAAGCGGCCCGCCCAGCTCTCCGGCGGTATGCGTCAGCGCTGCGCCCTCATTCGCACCATGGCCACCAAGCCGAAAATTCTCCTGCTGGATGAGCCGTTTTCGGCGCTGGATTTCCAGACCCGGCTCTCGGTGTCCTCGGACATCAGCCGCATCATCCGCCGGGAGGGCAAGACCGCGCTTCTGGTCACCCATGATATTTCCGAGGCCATCAGCCTCTCAGACCGCATTTTCGTGCTCAGTGCCCGGCCCGCCGTGGTGAAAAATGTCCACGACCTTGCAAAGCTTCGGGGGCTTTCCCCTCTGGAGTGGCGGGACACAGAGGCGTTTCACACTTATTTTCAGGCCATTTGGAAGGAGCTGGATCACCATGAATAG
- a CDS encoding ABC transporter permease, producing the protein MNSPSLSPGRQAYLLAVRRQKRQVRLWQAALLAGLLALWELSCRVGLSDGFLISSPSRMAATFVSLCRGGDLWRHIGVSCGETVIGFLSGTALGTAVAICMWWSGKLARILDPYLVVLNALPKTALGPIFIVWMGAGQGAIIVMTLAISLIVTILNMYQGFLSTDEEKIRLLRSLGANRRQILWLLVFPANAPTLFSTLKVNVGLSWVGVIMGEFLVSQAGLGYLIVYGSQVFNMDLVMTSVVILAVAAVVMYRLVLWVEKILNRFWGKGL; encoded by the coding sequence ATGAATAGTCCCTCTCTGTCGCCGGGCCGACAGGCGTATCTGCTGGCGGTGCGGCGGCAGAAGCGGCAGGTGCGGCTGTGGCAGGCGGCCCTGCTGGCGGGCCTGCTGGCGCTGTGGGAGCTGAGCTGCCGGGTGGGCCTGTCCGACGGCTTTCTCATCAGCAGTCCCAGCCGCATGGCCGCCACCTTCGTCTCCCTTTGCCGCGGCGGCGACCTGTGGCGGCACATAGGCGTTTCCTGCGGAGAGACGGTCATCGGCTTTCTCTCCGGCACCGCCCTGGGCACAGCGGTGGCCATCTGTATGTGGTGGTCGGGGAAGCTGGCCCGGATCTTAGACCCGTATCTGGTGGTGCTCAATGCCCTGCCCAAAACGGCCCTGGGCCCCATTTTCATCGTATGGATGGGGGCGGGACAGGGCGCCATCATCGTCATGACCCTGGCCATCTCCCTGATCGTGACCATACTGAATATGTACCAGGGGTTTCTCTCCACGGATGAGGAAAAAATTCGGCTGCTGCGCTCTTTGGGAGCCAACCGCCGTCAGATACTGTGGCTTTTGGTATTCCCGGCCAACGCCCCCACCCTTTTTTCCACCCTGAAGGTGAATGTAGGGCTTTCCTGGGTGGGTGTCATCATGGGCGAGTTTCTGGTCTCGCAGGCCGGACTGGGGTATCTCATCGTGTACGGCTCCCAGGTGTTCAACATGGATCTGGTCATGACCAGCGTGGTGATCCTGGCGGTGGCGGCGGTGGTGATGTACCGGCTGGTGCTGTGGGTGGAAAAAATCTTAAATCGTTTTTGGGGGAAAGGACTATGA
- a CDS encoding ABC transporter substrate-binding protein: protein MKKILAFLLAALMIVPALCACGKKEQTLVRLNEVTHSVFYAPQYVAMSQGFFEAEGLKVELTNGGGADKVMTAVVSGQSDIGLAGPEASIYVYNQGKEDHTQIIAQLTKRDGSFLVGRSDGEFSWEDLRGKTVIGGRKGGVPEMTLEYVLRRNGLTPGVDVTVDTSVQFNMMAGAFTGGQGDYVTLFEPTATQVEAAGQGYVLTSIGLESGEIPYTAYFANISWLEKNADTAQRFVNAIAKAQKWVQEHTDRQVAEAICDQFPDTDLAELEAVTARHRQIDAWNATPVMERQALERLETVMEQAGELRHSDWVPFEELVNNTFAQNAIN from the coding sequence ATGAAAAAGATTCTTGCATTCCTGCTGGCTGCACTGATGATCGTTCCGGCCCTGTGTGCCTGCGGCAAGAAGGAGCAGACCCTGGTGCGGCTGAACGAGGTGACCCACTCGGTGTTTTATGCGCCCCAGTATGTGGCCATGAGCCAGGGATTCTTTGAGGCCGAGGGCCTGAAGGTGGAGCTTACAAACGGCGGCGGGGCCGACAAGGTGATGACCGCCGTTGTCTCCGGCCAGTCGGACATCGGCCTGGCAGGGCCCGAGGCCAGCATCTATGTATATAATCAGGGCAAGGAGGACCACACACAGATCATCGCCCAGCTCACTAAGCGGGACGGCTCCTTCCTGGTGGGTCGGTCTGACGGGGAGTTCTCCTGGGAGGACCTGCGGGGCAAGACCGTCATCGGCGGGCGCAAGGGCGGCGTGCCGGAGATGACCCTGGAATATGTGCTGCGCCGGAACGGCCTGACCCCGGGCGTGGATGTGACCGTGGACACCTCCGTGCAGTTTAACATGATGGCCGGGGCCTTCACCGGCGGTCAGGGGGACTATGTGACCCTCTTTGAGCCCACGGCCACCCAGGTGGAGGCTGCCGGCCAGGGCTATGTGCTCACCTCCATCGGCCTGGAGAGCGGCGAAATTCCCTACACGGCTTATTTTGCCAACATCAGCTGGCTGGAAAAGAACGCCGACACGGCCCAGCGGTTCGTAAACGCCATTGCCAAGGCCCAGAAATGGGTGCAGGAGCACACGGACCGGCAGGTGGCCGAGGCCATCTGCGACCAGTTCCCGGATACCGACCTGGCGGAGCTGGAGGCCGTCACCGCCCGGCACCGGCAGATCGATGCCTGGAATGCCACCCCGGTGATGGAGCGCCAGGCCCTGGAGCGGCTGGAGACGGTGATGGAGCAGGCCGGTGAGCTGCGCCATAGCGATTGGGTGCCCTTTGAGGAGCTGGTAAACAACACCTTTGCCCAAAACGCGATCAACTAA
- a CDS encoding dockerin type I domain-containing protein: protein MTASVTKVNTVKQIISALLVLLLLAGMIIPVLGSVGTDAYVNDDEINVRTGPGTGYGTVLFNGSKSIRLYRGQYVRVIAVQRGSDGYDWYQIVFVYKGYTKVGYMRSDFITYIGDDRAYRKYLDEQGFPKSYQPYLRALYAASGGKWTFVAYKTGLDWKKALENESTLGRALLHWSYDTAQRSTAPGAYDSSTGEWRQFEPGWYAASRETVAYYMDPRSYLTDGTCIAFELLSSNNAITRDQLKKVLGDCVWATDELIDEFIQAGKEANVSPIYLAVKARGEIGTGATKNATGYPLSDGKKYYNFFNIGAYGGSDPNYNGILYAQKEGWDTSYKALLGGAKFISGSYIAKGQNTMFLQRFNFSKTNTFEHQYATDITYAYMGGWDTYGSYAENNMLGVNLIISVPILENMPAVTKLPTARYEDEYVDPEPEPEPEPEPNPNPEPSERYDYVNELNLRLSDSYLSGFTLGTPVKSLISQIKSVNKNATVTVTARGEAVAGSALVATGQVLTIQDAAGTYTYTCVVYGDANGDGRIAATDLLAVKKHILGTQTLSGAYARAAQLSGSKIAATSLLAIKKHILGTAPIVQK, encoded by the coding sequence GTGACAGCCTCTGTGACAAAAGTGAATACCGTCAAGCAGATCATTTCCGCGCTGCTGGTCCTGCTGCTTCTGGCGGGCATGATCATTCCCGTGCTGGGCAGCGTGGGCACGGACGCCTATGTTAACGACGACGAGATCAATGTCCGCACCGGCCCCGGCACCGGCTACGGTACCGTGCTGTTCAATGGCTCCAAGTCCATCCGGCTCTATCGGGGGCAGTATGTGCGGGTCATTGCCGTGCAGCGGGGCAGCGATGGGTACGACTGGTATCAGATCGTGTTCGTCTACAAGGGCTACACCAAGGTGGGCTATATGCGCAGCGACTTCATCACCTACATCGGTGATGACCGGGCGTACCGCAAGTATCTGGACGAGCAGGGCTTTCCCAAGAGCTACCAGCCCTATCTCCGGGCCCTGTACGCCGCCAGCGGCGGCAAGTGGACCTTTGTGGCCTACAAGACCGGCCTGGACTGGAAGAAGGCCCTGGAAAACGAGTCCACCCTGGGCCGGGCGCTGCTGCATTGGTCCTATGACACCGCCCAGCGCTCCACGGCCCCCGGCGCTTACGATAGCTCCACCGGAGAGTGGAGGCAGTTTGAGCCGGGCTGGTACGCCGCCAGCCGGGAGACGGTGGCCTATTACATGGACCCCCGTTCCTACCTGACAGACGGCACCTGCATTGCCTTTGAGCTGCTTTCCAGCAACAATGCGATCACCCGTGACCAGCTGAAAAAGGTGCTGGGCGACTGCGTTTGGGCTACAGACGAGCTTATCGACGAATTTATTCAGGCCGGAAAAGAGGCCAATGTCAGCCCCATTTACCTGGCGGTGAAGGCCCGGGGCGAGATCGGCACCGGCGCTACCAAAAATGCCACCGGATACCCCCTCAGCGACGGAAAAAAATATTATAATTTCTTCAATATCGGCGCCTACGGCGGCAGTGACCCCAACTACAATGGAATTCTATATGCGCAAAAAGAAGGCTGGGACACCAGCTACAAGGCGCTGCTGGGCGGGGCAAAATTTATATCCGGGAGTTACATAGCCAAGGGACAGAATACAATGTTTCTTCAGCGCTTTAACTTTTCAAAAACAAATACCTTCGAACACCAGTACGCCACAGACATTACCTATGCGTATATGGGAGGCTGGGACACCTATGGGTCTTATGCTGAGAACAATATGCTGGGTGTTAATCTCATAATCTCCGTGCCGATTCTGGAGAATATGCCCGCTGTGACCAAGCTGCCCACGGCCAGGTACGAGGACGAATATGTGGACCCGGAGCCCGAACCCGAACCTGAACCTGAGCCCAATCCCAATCCGGAGCCCTCTGAGCGCTATGACTATGTGAATGAGCTGAACCTGCGTCTGTCGGATTCCTACCTCTCTGGTTTCACCCTGGGTACCCCTGTTAAGAGCCTGATTTCCCAGATCAAGTCGGTGAATAAGAATGCCACCGTCACCGTCACCGCCAGGGGAGAGGCCGTTGCGGGCAGTGCCCTGGTCGCTACCGGCCAGGTGCTGACCATCCAGGACGCCGCCGGGACCTATACCTACACCTGCGTGGTGTATGGCGATGCTAACGGCGACGGACGCATTGCCGCCACGGACCTGCTGGCGGTGAAGAAGCACATCCTGGGCACCCAGACTCTATCCGGGGCCTATGCCCGCGCTGCCCAGCTCTCCGGCAGCAAGATCGCGGCCACCTCACTGCTGGCCATTAAGAAACACATCCTGGGCACTGCGCCCATCGTGCAGAAATGA
- a CDS encoding cadherin-like beta sandwich domain-containing protein: protein MKLLKKPLVSLALLCVMLFSLLQVSYAAGMSVSAGQSTVSVGRTVAFTITVPAGSEAWTYSVAYSANLTLESGDLAPMGFEGDNRTNQLVFRANDTGTGSVWISAGSYCVSGVDYDASGSASVSIVSASTPDDSEPDYTPSTPGKSGNNALSALTVSAGTLTPAFDPAVTEYTISLPQGTEKLTLTATPSDSNATVQGDGELTLQEGENTLPLVVTAENGDTKTYTVTAKVAQAPTLFLSFSGAKLGVVKDVEGVTPPTGFTAAEPVSQGGDTLPLWVDASGKHTLVYLVDEKGVAGFYLYSRTEGVLSPYLPLVCGGATYIYTGIPSEKAAVPGLKAATVEAFSQTLSGWRYEDAALSDFLVLYLMDDSGQYGYYTYDTKNATLQRFSGAVFTDSGETLAVPMLYVYIAGGAAALLLILMLVFACVSGSRGRKLRALASKQTEPAEEAAPEALPEETQTPEESPVEEATPAPEEEAEAPAEEPVPGEEAGPAAQEPETSEEEVVPAAEPAAPEVPEPVTPEAASTSEPAPTPEETSVPEEAPPAQPEEAPTEDKSLEDTLRKLPLDELLQDIRDL from the coding sequence ATGAAACTACTGAAAAAACCCCTTGTGAGCCTTGCGCTGCTGTGCGTCATGCTTTTCTCCCTCCTGCAGGTGAGCTATGCTGCGGGAATGTCTGTGTCCGCCGGACAGAGCACCGTCAGCGTGGGCCGTACCGTGGCCTTTACCATCACCGTGCCTGCCGGGTCTGAGGCGTGGACCTATTCCGTGGCCTATTCCGCTAACCTTACATTGGAGTCCGGCGACCTGGCCCCCATGGGCTTTGAGGGGGATAACCGCACCAACCAACTCGTGTTCCGGGCCAATGACACCGGCACCGGCTCCGTGTGGATCTCCGCCGGCTCCTACTGCGTGTCCGGCGTGGACTATGATGCCTCCGGCAGCGCCTCGGTGTCCATCGTCTCCGCTTCCACCCCTGACGACAGCGAGCCGGACTACACCCCCAGCACCCCGGGCAAGAGCGGCAACAATGCCCTCTCCGCTCTCACCGTCAGCGCCGGGACCCTGACCCCAGCCTTTGACCCGGCTGTGACCGAGTATACCATCTCCCTGCCCCAGGGCACCGAGAAGCTCACGCTCACCGCCACGCCCTCCGACTCCAACGCCACCGTCCAGGGTGACGGGGAGCTGACGCTTCAGGAGGGGGAGAATACGCTTCCCCTGGTGGTCACCGCCGAAAACGGCGATACCAAGACCTATACCGTCACCGCCAAGGTGGCCCAGGCCCCCACGCTGTTTCTCAGCTTCTCCGGGGCCAAGCTGGGGGTTGTGAAGGATGTGGAGGGGGTCACCCCGCCCACGGGCTTTACCGCCGCCGAGCCTGTTTCCCAGGGAGGGGACACCCTGCCCCTTTGGGTAGATGCCAGCGGCAAGCACACCCTGGTCTACCTGGTGGACGAGAAGGGCGTGGCCGGGTTCTACCTCTATTCCCGGACCGAGGGCGTTCTGTCTCCCTATCTCCCCCTGGTCTGTGGCGGCGCCACCTATATTTATACCGGCATCCCGTCGGAGAAAGCCGCGGTGCCCGGCCTGAAAGCCGCCACCGTGGAGGCCTTTTCCCAGACCCTTTCCGGCTGGCGCTATGAGGATGCGGCTCTGTCGGATTTCCTGGTCCTCTACCTGATGGATGACAGCGGCCAATACGGCTACTACACCTATGACACTAAAAACGCCACCCTCCAGCGCTTCAGCGGCGCGGTGTTTACCGACAGCGGCGAAACCCTGGCCGTGCCCATGCTGTATGTGTACATCGCCGGCGGCGCAGCGGCGCTGCTGCTGATTTTGATGCTCGTCTTTGCCTGCGTCTCCGGCAGCCGCGGGCGGAAGCTCCGGGCCCTTGCATCTAAGCAGACGGAGCCCGCCGAAGAAGCCGCTCCCGAGGCCCTGCCGGAGGAAACACAGACCCCGGAGGAGAGCCCTGTGGAGGAAGCGACGCCTGCCCCGGAGGAGGAAGCGGAAGCCCCGGCAGAGGAACCCGTTCCCGGGGAGGAAGCTGGGCCCGCTGCCCAGGAGCCGGAGACTTCCGAAGAGGAAGTCGTTCCCGCTGCCGAGCCTGCCGCCCCGGAAGTCCCGGAGCCTGTGACCCCGGAGGCAGCCTCCACCTCAGAGCCTGCCCCCACCCCGGAGGAAACCTCTGTCCCGGAGGAAGCACCCCCGGCCCAGCCGGAGGAGGCCCCCACCGAGGATAAGTCCCTGGAGGACACCCTGCGAAAGCTGCCCCTGGATGAGCTTCTGCAAGACATCCGGGACCTGTAA